TTATTAACGTTTTTGGGCGTAATAAGACAGTTATTGAGATATATGACCGCTCCGATTCTGTTTACAACGAACAATATTCGTGGGAAGCAAAAAACACCAAGCCTAAATTTGCCCGCTTAAAGCCGGTTAAGTTATCACCTGTTTTACCTGCCAAAACAACTATTTATAAGCCTGACCGAAGGCCGCTTGCCGGTAAAACCATTATCCTTGATCCCGGCCATGGAGGAGACGACCCGGGAGCAACCGCCTGCAATGGTATCCAGGAAAAGTATCTTACCCTATCGACCGCCCGCCGCACCGCCAAATTATTGCGCGAAGCCGGGGGGACTGTTTATCTGACCAGAAACGAGGACCGGCGCTCCAGCCTGAGCGAGGTCGCCGCCTTTGCCAACAAAACAAAAGCTGACATTTTCATTTCAATTCATTATAATTCAACTATCGATTCGGGGATCAAAGGGACCGAGAGTTACTATTATAATCCGGTCAGCCGTCGCTTTGCCGGGATCATGCACGAAGCGCTGGTCCAGAACCTGGGCCGCAAAGACCGGGGGCTCCGCCGGGTCCGTTTCTTTATTGTAAAGTACTCAAATATTCCGGCGGTACTGCTTGAGCCTTGCTACCTGTCCAACGCGAGCGAAGCCAACCTGGCCCGCTCGGCCGATTTTGAAGATAAGGTCGCCGGCTCGATCCTGAAAGGGGTAGAAATTTATTTTAGAAATATCCCACGTTAACATGGAGAATCTTTCGGCCCGGCCGCTTTCCTATAAGCCCCCCCCCTCATCTCCCATTGGGGTCTTTGATTCCGGGGTGGGGGGATTGACCGTCCTTAAAGAGATCATACGCCAGCTGCCGGGAGAAGACGTTGTCTATTTTGCCGATACCGCCCGGGTCCCTTACGGGAACCGCTCGCCGGAAGAGATACTCTCTTTTAATCGGGAGATCATCCGTTTTCTGGTCAAGCGGGGGGTAAAAATGGTCATCATGGCCTGCGGCACCTCTTCTTCCCTTGCCTATCCGGTCATCAAGGATGAATTCGCTATATATTTGGTTAGCCTAATTGAGCCGGGTGCCGAAGAGGCGCTGGCCGCGACCCACTCAGGGAAGATCGGGGTTATCGCTACCAGCGGAACGGTCAACTCCGGGGCCTATGAAAAGGCCATTAAAACATTGAACCCCGATCTTTTGGTGTATTCCCAGGCCTGCCCTCTTTTTGTCCCGCTGGTCGAGGGGGGATGCGAAGACACCGAAGAGGCGCGTAAAGCTGCCAGGGAATACCTGACTCCACTGCTCAACGACAAGATCGACACTTTGGTTCTGGGGTGCACCCATTATCCTCATTTATCAAAAGTGATCAGGGAGGTCGCGGGTCCGGAAGTCGCCCTGGTCGACCCGGCCGGAGCGGCGGTTGCCGCTGCAAAAAGATCGCTAAAAAAAGCCGGCACGCTGAAGCCCGTCGGAGCAGCCGCATCTTATGAATACCTAACAACAGGAGAGCCTCGCCATTTCCAGGAGCTGGGCTCCCGGCTCCTTGGCAAGAATATTACCAGGGCGACCCGGGTAGATTTGCCCCTGAAATAAGTGTAAAATACAAGTATGT
The genomic region above belongs to Candidatus Margulisiibacteriota bacterium and contains:
- a CDS encoding N-acetylmuramoyl-L-alanine amidase is translated as MTLFFLIVSPVKADQAAITNIEAIRDRGIDYLDIYTSGWSEAKGLLLERTLYIDFPGTIKSSNIIISKGKSKRISSFNVIQKDRNTARLVINLKKNIDYDIINVFGRNKTVIEIYDRSDSVYNEQYSWEAKNTKPKFARLKPVKLSPVLPAKTTIYKPDRRPLAGKTIILDPGHGGDDPGATACNGIQEKYLTLSTARRTAKLLREAGGTVYLTRNEDRRSSLSEVAAFANKTKADIFISIHYNSTIDSGIKGTESYYYNPVSRRFAGIMHEALVQNLGRKDRGLRRVRFFIVKYSNIPAVLLEPCYLSNASEANLARSADFEDKVAGSILKGVEIYFRNIPR
- the murI gene encoding glutamate racemase, giving the protein MENLSARPLSYKPPPSSPIGVFDSGVGGLTVLKEIIRQLPGEDVVYFADTARVPYGNRSPEEILSFNREIIRFLVKRGVKMVIMACGTSSSLAYPVIKDEFAIYLVSLIEPGAEEALAATHSGKIGVIATSGTVNSGAYEKAIKTLNPDLLVYSQACPLFVPLVEGGCEDTEEARKAAREYLTPLLNDKIDTLVLGCTHYPHLSKVIREVAGPEVALVDPAGAAVAAAKRSLKKAGTLKPVGAAASYEYLTTGEPRHFQELGSRLLGKNITRATRVDLPLK